Proteins found in one Planococcus citri chromosome 2, ihPlaCitr1.1, whole genome shotgun sequence genomic segment:
- the Rad9 gene encoding cell cycle checkpoint control protein RAD9B: MQCIISNQNLRILVRGLHSLSRIGDELYVEPTKDGMSFRTVNAAQSAYSSLFFNLSFFSRYKCDFQTDEAGTCKISMRACLRVFKTPNCMDRHVESCKIEIEEECLKLIFKIQYTQGYTKTHLLSVNDNETVQLKYNKNEMKNEVSILPRTLHKSVKYFGPKDEEITFDVTEDQVYLKNYFDNTEVENQKVVRTKLSLHRSEFETYNVTQPNSITFALRELRAVCAFSESSNSVICMHFEKCGKPVIFNVDNPLYQADYVVSTLPPEIISGERPYRRSQLSDIASSMPSNSVVNSTRKRRLAPVTEENPEPIASLPTESSAEQNPTVHVVQAEVHQAQSCASIVQKNRSQNNQQSSQNNATNIAPTQRNSQINSPNVSPTQRYSENNTSNFTEVQRNSQNNSFSATQIRTSQNNSTYVTQARTRSNSQNNVICDTLVERNSQNNSINVAEIQSNSRNNQSSVVQVQHRSQNNTTNAAQVSSRCSFGTSNESDTNLDELMMRIDMNSEYFQNTNQKTVTDYSTGVDESHLQKIETVFQYCFNFPLSHRIEECEILREEDD, translated from the exons ATGCAATGTATAATTTCGAATCAGAATTTGAGAA TTTTAGTTCGAGGGTTACATTCCCTTTCCCGAATCGGAGACGAGTTGTATGTGGAGCCTACAAAAGATGGAATGAGCTTTAGGACTGTAAATGCAGCTCAATCGGCGTATTCTTCATTATTCTTCAATCTATCATTCTTCAGCCGGTATAAGTGTGATTTTCAAACTGACGAAGCTGGAACATGCAAGATATCTATGAGG GCTTGTTTGAGGGTGTTTAAAACACCGAATTGTATGGATCGCCATGTGGAATCGTGTAAAATAGAGATCGAAGAGGAATGTttgaaactaatttttaaaattcagtacaCTCAGGGATATACAAAAACTCATTTATTATCAGTGAATGATAATGAAACCGTTCAA CtcaaatataataaaaatgaaatgaagaacGAAGTAAGCATATTACCGAGAACGTTGCATAAGTCAGTAAAATACTTTGGACcaaaagatgaagaaattacTTTTGATGTTACTGAAGACCAAGTTTATCTGAAAAACTATTTCGACAATACTGAAG TTGAAAACCAGAAAGTTGTAAGGACAAAGCTCAGTCTTCACCGTTCTGAATTTGAAACGTATAACGTTACTCAACCAAATTCCATTACATTTGCATTACGAGAATTAAGAGCAGTATGCGCATTCTCCGAGTCTTCAAATTCAGTGATTTGTATGCATTTCGAAAAGTGCGGCAA accCGTAATATTCAACGTAGACAATCCCCTTTATCAAGCAGATTACGTGGTGTCCACTCTTCCTCCAGAAATCATATCCGGTGAACGGCCTTATAGAAGAAGCCAACTGTCAGATATTGCATCCTCCATGCCATCCAACAGTGTAGTTAATTCTACGCGAAAACGTCGATTAGCACCAGTTACTGAAGAAAATCCAGAACCGATTGCTTCTTTACCTACTGAATCAAGCGCAGAACAAAATCCAACTGTACACGTTGTGCAAGCCGAAGTTCATCAAGCACAAAGCTGCGCCTCTatcgttcaaaaaaatcgcaGCCAAAATAATCAGCAATCGAGTCAAAATAATGCAACCAATATAGCTCCTACGCAACGTAATAGCCAAATTAATTCACCAAATGTGTCTCCAACCCAGCGTTACAGCGAAAATAATACATCTAATTTTACTGAAGTTCAACGTAACAGCCAAAATAATTCATTCAGTGCAACTCAAATCCGTACCAGCCAAAATAATTCCACCTATGTAACCCAAGCTCGAACTCGAAGTAATAGCCAGAATAATGTTATATGTGATACTCTGGTCGAGCGGAATAGTCAAAATAACTCTATAAACGTTGCTGAAATACAGTCCAATAGTCGGAATAATCAATCCAGCGTTGTTCAAGTACAACATCGTAGTCAAAATAATACAACTAATGCTGCTCAAGTTTCAAGTAGATGCTCTTTTGGGACAAGCAATGAATCGGATACAAATTTAGACGAGTTAATGATGAGAATTGATATGAAcagtgaatattttcaaaatacgaatcaGAAAACAGTAACTGATTATTCGACTGGTGTTGATGAATCGCATTTACAGAAAATAGAGACTGTGTTTCAGTATTGCTTTAATTTTCCTCTTTCGCATCGTATAGAAGAGTGTGAAATTCTTCGCGAAGAAGATGATTAG
- the LOC135836115 gene encoding small glutamine-rich tetratricopeptide repeat-containing protein beta-like: protein MDQSAHGSQQAIPGCSKNMPMNQTHSMTDNAVAGGSSSSNTYKNPVPSCSKNVSLAPTNSKKDDENNHKLFLIVYKFLQQQMAENDSLSALQKESLEVTIQCLGYAFQFYEFDNPDNNLQTLYEFFEKHKNEFAHKKYEMDSDSEHEITPEDIVKAEEYKEKGNQFMREEKFQEALECYDKAIRLNPDEPALYCNRAATYNNLKKFNEAIEDCNMALSLNRSYAKAYIRKGFAYERLKNNKKALKSYKKACQLEPENEHYKNLYNDASKRLKQKQDESTSTYNTMFLGPSVSSLPFAQLPEFDNLMQSLFSSVERQ, encoded by the exons ATGGATCAAAGCGCCCATGGTTCTCAACAAGCGATACCTGGCTGTTCGAAAAACATGCCCATGAATCAAACTCATTCGATGACTGATAATGCGGTAGCTGGTGGATCTTCAAGCTCCAATACGTATAAAAATCCTGTCCCGAGTTGCTCGAAAAATGTTTCACTTGCTCCAACGAACTCTAAAAAAGATGACGAAAATAACCACAAATTATTCTTGAtagtttataaatttttacaacaacAAATGGCTGAAAACGATAGTTTAAGTGCTCTACAAAAAGAATCTTTGGAAGTTACGATTCAATGTTTGGGATACGCGTTTCAGTTTTACGAATTTGATAATCCTGATAATAATTTGCAAACGCTGTATGAGTTTTTCGAgaaacataaaaatgaattcgCTCATAAAAAATAT GAAATGGATTCCGATAGTGAACATGAAATCACACCCGAGGACATTGTTAAAGCAGAAGAATACAAAGAAAAAGGAAATCAGTTTATGCGTgaagaaaaattccaagaagCTCTCGAGTGCTACGACaa AGCCATACGCTTAAATCCCGATGAACCAGCGTTATATTGTAATCGTGCAGCCACctataataatttgaaaaaattcaacgaagcAATAGAAGATTGTAATATGGCATTATCTTTGAATCGGTCCTATGCCAAAGCCTATATTAGAAAAGG GTTCGCCTACGAAAggttgaaaaacaataaaaaggcGCTGAAAAGCTATAAAAAAGCTTGTCAATTAGAACCAGAGAACGAGcattataaaaatttgtacaaCGATGCGAGTAAACGGCTTAAACAGAAGCAAGATGAATCTACGTCTACTTATAACACCATGTTTTTAGGACCGAGCGTCTCATCGTTACCTTTCGCGCAACTTCCTGAATTCGATAATTTAATGCAGTCGCTGTTTAGTTCAGTGGAAAGGCAATG A
- the LOC135836112 gene encoding FYVE, RhoGEF and PH domain-containing protein 6-like yields MVPVANKPTTGKQKPPTPPKPVHFQHISAYKRLYESSKFKSPLLEIVDLHQNLNDTASDDTAPLIDEETDGTSANNNRVSKRAVKPPLLPKPQHIPTVKCTAATSLETEINTTIRVSPRSSPRSIRSNTDSEPELQFNETKANDKPSSNPFKNAASTTNSSDNPLNPFADEIQKELNGKNNLNPFTSESIETETANDERGVNLIEYLTSTTTTTISETRFQHKVKASTLSRVENIKNTSDDSFLSEFNRSFERATSTESTSCRFSSETTHLSKSFQSLDHRLSFDEIHKQFESDKESLLERNTKHVTSNLLTRRSEIKTDSNNLAPSLENDRSNRSSWRSSSSIEFADNHSQSSSVIDHEYWPKNSSTSKSDSSSSVDVGKSKSNNLAADESIVDDDKHENFDDDDSIGGNSSNDSYSVRRRIKTWFGSFGKAGKTVKRRDSVFYVENESDSKNNAMWETASVSSTEDKNVNNNDDSAIDNDKDNNSTATLNGNIDADEVAPVIIEESESDKEAKQEKKAHLVIKELISSEKVFIDVLYLLTDDFVNFIKNADKDRIIPETDLNRIINYLPQLKSFNEDLLKDFEGRMDNWTLYPKISDIIIKKGPFLKLFSTYIQNFEKQCNLLDDCCHKYHKFAKAVKDFESSERCKKLTLKHYMLKPVQRLPQYRLLLEDYLIHQNANSIDYNDTQQALRIVCDVAEHANKSMEQDLHLSKLLEIQNRLGNHEIIKPGRIFIKEGELYKFSRKELQSRYFILLNDCLLYTSYGSMFNLTVKEKIPLAGMKVWIPSVEDYHNEFNIMSTTRSFTLRAKSAQEREDWVSVIEKTIQEHHKKQLSFCPTYDPTDIIGKKAPVWIPDHRVTMCQICTAEFKVTFRRHHCRACGRVVCGLCSDNKAPLQYMNFQAARVCDDCFQYLLKEFEEKSESILNIIKNNNDLNDSDAFATYQSAKISFKKHDPHNSKKPHRNPAPSWLKEVTANDSGSQISGWLHRKNKNKSWKRNWFVLKEQVLYVYKASEDVMASESVPVLGYVVETFKEASNSYEDIDSKLVFQLGHAGQPPLVFYADSEIVAEKWVAALREATSLIS; encoded by the exons atggTGCCTGTAGCTAATAAACCCACAAcag GTAAACAGAAACCGCCGACGCCACCAAAACCAGTTCATTTTCAGCATATAAGCGCTTATAAAAG GTTGTACGAATCGTCGAAGTTCAAATCACCTCTTTTGGAGATAGtcgatttacaccagaatctaAACGACACCGCTAGCGACGACACAGCGCCTTTAATTGACGAAGAAACAGATGGCACGTCTGCCAATAATAATCGTGTCTCTAAACGCGCAGTAAAACCTCCCCTGTTACCAAAGCCGCAACATATACCTACAGTAAAATGTACCGCAGCTACTAGTCTAGAAACTGAAATCAACACGACGATTAGAGTATCGCCTAGAAGTTCCCCTCGAAGTATACGAAGCAATACCGATTCCGAGCCGGAGTTGCAATTTAACGAAACCAAAGCTAACGATAAGCCTTCGTCGAATCCGTTTAAAAACGCTGCATCGACGACCAACTCGTCAGATAATCCTTTGAATCCTTTCGCCGATGAAATACAAAAAGAACTGAATGGTAAAAATAATCTGAATCCTTTTACCAGCGAAAGTATCGAAACGGAGACTGCTAACGACGAACGTGGCGTTAATCTGATCGAGTATCTTACGTCGACGACTACGACTACAATTAGCGAGACGCGATTCCAGCATAAAGTTAAAGCTTCTACGCTTAGCCGagtagaaaatataaaaaatacctCGGACGATAGTTTTTTAAGCGAATTCAATCGCAGTTTCGAACGAGCTACATCTACCGAATCGACCAGCTGTAGATTTAGTTCGGAAACTACCCATCTCTCTAAATCGTTCCAGTCGCTCGATCATCGCTTATCGTTCGACGAAATACATAAACAATTTGAATCGGATAAAGAATCATTGCTAGAGAGAAATACCAAGCATGTTACGAGTAATTTGTTAACCAGAAGATCGGAAATTAAGACTGACAGTAATAATCTCGCACCGTCCTTGGAAAATGATCGAAGTAATCGCAGCTCTTGGCGAAGCAGCTCTTCAATAGAATTCGCCGACAATCATTCTCAATCGTCATCTGTAATCGATCATGAATATTGGCCTAAGAACAGTTCGACTTCGAAAAGTGACAGTTCGTCGTCCGTAGACGTTGGTAAATCTAAATCGAACAATTTGGCAGCTGATGAAAGCATAGTAGATGATGACAAACACGAAAACTTCGACGATGACGATTCCATAGGAGGCAATAGCTCCAACGACTCGTATTCGGTTCGTAGACGCATCAAAACTTGGTTCGGATCTTTCGGTAAAGCTGGTAAAACAGTCAAACGACGTGACAGTGTGTTTTACGTAGAGAACGAATCCGATAGTAAAAATAACGCGATGTGGGAAACTGCGTCCGTTTCTAGCACCGAAGATAAAAATGTCAACAATAACGACGATTCCGCTATTGATAACGATAAAGATAATAATTCCACTGCGACGTTAAACGGCAATATTGACGCCGACGAAGTCGCACCCGTTATTATCGAAGAGAGTGAGAGTGATAAGGAAGCTAAACAAGAGAAAAAAGCGCATTTGGTAATTAAAGAATTGATATCGTCGGAAAAAGTATTTATCGACGTGTTGTACCTGTTGACCGATGATTTCGTGAACTTCATTAAAAACGCCGACAAAGATCGAATTATACCGGAAACAGATCTAAATAGAATTATCAACTATTTACCCCAATTGAAAAGCTTCAACGAAGATTTACTCAAAGATTTCGAAGGACGTATGGATAATTGGACCTTGTATCCGAAAATATCCgatattattatcaaaaaagGTCCTTTCTTGAAGTTATTCTCGACCTACATACAAAACTTCGAAAAACAATGTAATCTGTTGGACGACTGCTGTCATAAGTATCATAAATTCGCCAAAGCTGTCAAAGATTTCGAATCATCGGAACGCTGCAAGAAATTAACATTGAAGCATTACATGTTAAAACCCGTTCAAAGACTGCCTCAATATAGACTATTATTGGAAGATTACCTTATTCATCAAAACGCTAATTCAATAGACTATAATGATACCCAACAAGCGTTACGTATTGTTTGCGATGTAGCCGAACATGCTAATAAATCGATGGAACAAGAC TTGCATTTGAGTAAATTGCTCGAAATACAAAATAGACTCGGCAATCATGAAATTATTAAACCAGGAAGGATATTCATTAAAGAAGGAGAACTATATAAATTTTCCAGAAAGGAATTACAATCTCGATATTTCATTTTG TTGAACGATTGCCTTCTCTATACTAGTTATGGTTCGATGTTCAATTTGACGGTCAAAGAGAAAATCCCATTAGCCGGAATGAAAGTATGGATTCCATCGGTTGAAGATTATCATAATGAATTCAATATAATGAGTACTACGCGCAGCTTTACTCTTCGAGCCAA atCGGCTCAAGAAAGAGAGGACTGGGTGTCCGTTATAGAGAAAACTATACAAGAACATCATAAAAAGCAATTATCGTTTTGTCCTACGTATGATCCTACGGATATTATTGGCAAAAAG GCTCCAGTTTGGATCCCCGATCATCGTGTGACTATGTGTCAAATATGCACTGCCGAGTTCAAAGTAACGTTTCGGAGACACCATTGTCGAGCTTGTGGTCGA GTCGTTTGCGGATTATGTTCGGATAATAAAGCACCTCTGCAATATATGAACTTTCAAGCGGCCAGAGTCTGCGACGACTGTTTTCAGTATTTATTAAAAG aatttgaagaaaaatctgagagtattttaaatattattaagAATAATAACGACCTAAACGATAGCGACGCGTTTGCTACGTACCAAAGTGcgaaaattagttttaaaaaacacgacCCTCATAATAGTAAGAAACCACATCGAAATCCAGCGCCGTCGTGGTTAAAAGAG GTCACCGCCAACGATTCCGGATCTCAAATAAGTGGTTGGCTGCATAGAAAGAACAAAAACAAGTCGTGGAAACGAAATTGGTTCGTTTTAAAAGAACAAGTATTATATGTTTATAAAGCTTCCGAAGACGTGATGGCGTCCGAGTCAGTACCAGTATTGGGTTACGTTGTAGAAACATTCAAAGAG GCTAGTAACTCCTACGAAGACATTGATTCGAAATTAGTTTTCCAACTTGGCCACGCCGGTCAACCACCACTAGTTTTTTACGCTGATTCGGAAATCGTTGctgaaaa GTGGGTCGCAGCGTTGCGCGAAGCAACAAGTTTAATTTCGTGA